The sequence AGAGTGGTTTGGGAAGTACATAGAAAGTTCACTCAAGTTCAGTAGGGTCTACCTGGGGGAGGTGAAATGACACCGAGTACTCAGAAGAATTTCTGAAAGGCATAGTTGTAAAGCTTAGGGAAGTGAGCAGAACTGAAAGTAATGATCCTTCCTCTTATGTTAGTTTGTCTTACACTTTATCAGTGCTATAGAAAGTCTTTATAAGATAGTCCAAGCATGTTTTGGAAGAGAGTGAGTCTTCAGTCTAAATGTAGATTATTGTACATAATATGGAAGAAGATAATAGtaagtagggggaaaaaaaagaaaaaaaaagctaaaacccTACCTAAATCAGTAGGTGAGTGAGTGacctacttttaaaaatgttagagaagaaaaatgtattcctttttaaagcaaaactttaGACTGTACAGTTGACATGAAAACGTTCTGACTCACAGTTAAAGGATTAAACACTTTAGCAGATGCATCTTCATCCTTGATGCCCTATATTACTAATCTCCAAGACAACACACTTTCTGTGCGTGCTGATATGCTTCCTTTTACATATAGCAGCATACTTACCCTCTTGCCCTATTAGTATGAGCCCAGTTACAGGACCTAATGCTGTTTCATGTAACATGGTTTTGTATATCTAGTTATTCCAGTATTGCATAGAgaatatactaaaaaaaaaaaaaaaaacttgtcaaTAGCTGAGAGCATTAGAAGGCCCTCAGATGCACCACAGAGCTTCTATCTAAAaagagaggttttattttttatttttttttttggtccccTGATCTTAGTGCAGATGTATCTTGTATTTAAACTAGGGAACTCTGATTTCAGCCTCAGAGTTGTTCTCCTGCTTAGAGAATTATGAACTGGAGGCATATATGAGGCTGTTTTATTAGAAGTACGTTTAACGTATTGTAACCACATCTCTTAATTCCTACTGAGTAAACTCCTTTACTTCTGGTATCAGAGAATTggttttgcttgtgtttttctcATGTAAGCCTTTGCAAATATCTAGTTTGACGATTTCCTTACAggatttctccttccctttcgAATCTTCTCCAGTTTTTAAAGGATGAAACAGTTACAGGGcttaaaaattccttttctcaGTTGAAAACTCTTCAATTGCTATTCATTTCCCAAGCAACAAAGCCTAAATTGAACAATTGTCTTTCtcttcacttttgttttttcttgacaTTCTGTTCCACAGAAGAATCGTTATTGATTAGATACTTGATGAGGATTTTATGTTGTGCTACTTGCTGTTAAATGATTCTTTCCAAATATCATTCAGCTTAATAGAAATGGAGAGTAAACTAAAGCAGACATTGGGCCTTAACAGGAAGTTATTCACTGATACTGTTTTTAAGCAAAGGTGTCAGAAAAGGTGTGAGTGATGAAGGCTGTGAGAGCTGGTGTCCTGCTGGACTACAGAGACAAGATTCCGTGCAGGCTCCTATTAAGTCtggaaattatattaaaaaaaagtttaaaaaaaaaagttagatcCTGTGCTCTAAAATATAATCTTGTCCCTGTAAATTATAGCACACCAGAAGTAGGAATATTGTTTTGCTTGATTTAACTCTATTGGAAAATGGTTGAGTTGCATGAGAAAATAATCTCAGAGAATGTGCAGTGTAGTGAGGTCTTATGTAGGGTTAAATGCAAGAATATGTGTGCACATGTCCTTGCCTTTACTACCTATATGCATACACTCAGGCCTGgccttttaaaattcttccctttcttcctaaTCTTCCTAGTATTCTCTTGCATATCAAAGTAATTTAACTGAAAGTCATGATAGTCCTCTAACATAAAGGCCAGGACCACCTAATGCACACAGAAGCATATGGTTGGGCATATTCAGACAGTCTAGCATCTTGTTGGTGAGAATTACAGAGCTGGATTATGGAGCATCTATAGGTACAGTATTGTGTATTTCTGTCTGTGCTTGGATTATATTGTAAAATGTTATGTACTTGAAATCTATTTTGTGGTTTGTCTAACATTTATAAACACAACTCTGGGAAGAATTAAATATGGTTTTATTTCAATGGAGACTGGGGGGATAATATATCTGTAACTCGAGCCTTATCTTTGTACAGTGAATTTCACATTTCTATGTCAACATCCTGATTGTTTTGTATGTTGATATGATGGCAGGAATCCCTAATAAAAATACACTGGAGAAAAGCTTTCTGCAGTTACGACAGTTCTTAtgatgaaagattttttttcaccagaacACTTTTTGTTGCAAATTAGTTGGTGCAAGGAATGGTAGATTTCTTAGCTCTCTTACAAATTCCTTTCctacatacattttttcccattcacTAGCTAGAGAGACACTAAGAAAGCGGTGGCCTTAAAGATGTTAATAACATGGCTTCAGATGTGTAGTGCCAAGGGCCTAATGGTTTGCCCAGTTACCATGTAAGAAGTAGTTGCCGTTTTGAGTTTGCCCCTAAATAAAATTACTATGCTCAGAGTACAAATTGAGCAGTCTTGTTTTAAAGACAGGCCCTGGCTATAGACATATGGCTGAAACTTTTTGGTGGGCAGATCTAACTAGAGTGTCAAGCAAACAAAGCTGTGCAGCTTTTGGATGGAGCATGCTTACATTAAGCTGGTTTGGAACTCAGACAGTGAAAAAGCATCTGGTAAAAAAAACATATGCTCTGCAAAGAGCCAATTCCTAAGAGACTTCAGTAACAGGAACAGTATTTGGAGGAGCTAAATCAGAACCTGAGGCAACTTGAGCACATAAAACGTTTAGATGCAGGCATGTCTGTGCTCTatctaaaagacaaaaatttaaGTGGAATCTCAGGcaatttgaaatgtaattttcaagGACTACAGACACATCTCCATTTATTCAGTTAGAAAGATGTATGTTATAAAGCTACCTTCAAGAGAGGTTGCTTTCCTGTTTTAACATATGAAATATACAGCATATCTGCCTTGACACTATTTGAATTCTAAAGTACTCagcataatttatgaaaatagtATGTGTAGTTTGGGTAGAAATTCAGCAGTTGTCATAAATTCTTTCCAAATGatgagaaataattttagaCTTTCCATTAAATTACAAGCCACTGAAATGTCATGCCAAATGCATGTTGGTAGAAATCTAGCTACATTTATTGGAGCTAATGGTTACTATAGATAACCCTTAGCATTTGATAATATATGTTATATGTTGATTTGCTGTATGTTTTCTTACAGCTGTTTTATATTATAAAGGGTCTCTGAGAAACCTCGTGAACACCTCTACCATTATAGCAGTTAAATGCTGTGATTGTCTGATCTTATGTCTTTAATTATGCCCCTCTATGAAGGTGAGTCCTTCATCAGCCTCCTCATCAGAAATTTGTAGGAGCTGCTCATTTTGAAGCTGATTTGCTTCTAGTTGCTTTCTTATAAGGCAGATTATTGCTGTTCATCTCAGCCAGATGAACCCACTGCAACAGCTCCACTTTACACTATTACAAAGGATATTACAAAGGATCACTGTGGTGGCTTAATACTGATGGGCAGCTAAGTTCCATGATGCCATTACCTCGCTCCCCTTCAACggaacagggggagaaaatacgatggaaaaaaaaaaaagcccatggGTTTAGGTAAGTTCAGGGAGTTTATTGGAgctcaccaattaccatcaccagcaaaacagactcagaatagggagattaatgtaatttattgcctattgctaGCAGACTAGATCagtgagaaattaaaagcaccttccccccatccaccctcgTTACATTTCCCCCCCCTGGGCGaggcaggggaacggggaatggaGGCTGCGGTCAGCCTACAGCGCTtcgtctccactgctccttcacggtccctctctgcccctgctccccgtggggtccctcccacgggatgccgtccttcccgaactgagcctgcgggggctgcccacaggcagcagctcttcaagcactgcttccacacggctccgtaccacggggtccattccccaggagcaaactgctccagcacaggtcccccacgggtgggcggcagctccccccagaccccctgctcctgcgtgggctcctctccacgggctgcagctccggcccggggcctgctcctgcgggggctctccatgggccgcagcctcctccaggccacctccacctgctccaccgggggctcctccacgggctgcagcgtggagatctgctccgtgtgggacccatgggctgcagggggacagcctgctccaccaggccgcaggggaacttctgaccttggtgtctgcttggctgtttttctcgcattttctcactcctctctcccagttgTTCTTGGGCAgcactttctccctttctcacaATGACGCATCCAGCGCCGttcactggcttggctctggccagcagcgggtcctttttggagctggctggaactggctccgATCTgatgtggcagctgctgggctctgctcatggcgtacacccctgcagccccctagaaaccttgccacataaacccaacgTAAGAGCTCACAAACTTTGCCAGACATACAatgatttcttcatatttgactggttaaaaaaaaaaaaaaagtaaggcgCATGTCAAATATCATCATGCAGAATCGTAGTATTTCTTTCCCACTAAAAatgtgcagcaaaataaattattttcttcaaatatagtCATAATGTTTCAGCAAGTTTAAATTTGTTAGTATTCCAGGTTGGCTGACAACTCCAGAATGCTCCCAACTCTAGAAGAGATCAATTTTGACATCCTATGAAAATGTGGCCCATAAAGGTGGTGTCAGAGTATACTTAGAGCTATCTTGCTGGATGTGTGTGGTGGGTGAATGCTTCGTTTCATTCTGTGACGCAGTTTAGATTCTCTAAATTTTCACCTATCCAAACTGCAAGTTGAATTGTTGTCTTTTCCGACTAATAGAATCTGTTACGTACTGTTGAACCTACTAATGTGTTCCTATGCAGAACAGTGGTTGATTAagcttttgttgaaaaaaaagcaactcaaaaGTAGTAACCAAaattattgtttgcttttattttgctgaaaggaGTTAGACAACAATCTCTCTTGAATTggagagaattttattttttttaaataagattgtatttcagaattcttcatccttcctttcttcacatAAACTTACTGACatcaatttcaaaaatattgttctCGTAACTATTTGACGATTTCCCATTGTGTGggttatctttttgttgttgttgttgtttgttttaaggagcTTTGAATTTACACAGCTGATGCAGTTCTCACATTCCTTTCAGGCTTATTGTCATCATACCTCTCTCTGTTCAATATTACCAACACCGTCCCACTTATCACAATCCCATTTGAATCAAAGGCAACTTGCTTCTTGTTGGTGGAAGCTTTCAAGCTTCCCCCTTGGGAACACGGGTCTTCctcgctgggcagccccagagaCCCCTGTGATGTCGCCAAGCAGCGACTGTGACTGCCCGTGACCtcagtgcttttcagcagctgtagGCTCTGTCCCCGTGCCTTTTGTCCAGGAGCTCCTGCGGGTGCACACGCGAGGCgtgacagctcctgcaggaccGTGGCTTGTGCTTCGAGCTGTGGCTTTTGGAGAGCAGCGGCTCTGGGCGCAGAGCAAAGGCAGCCTCTTGCAGCGCTCCTCTCCACGCTGacagctgcagggtgctgcgtGTGGGTCCCACACGGCGGCTGTCCCAGGAGGGGGCCAAGGTCTTTGGCAGCGCTGAAGATTCCTGGAGAGTTTCTCCACCGTCCCTGAGCGCCTTCGTCAGGTACCTCAGTTCACCCCAGTCATACAGGGCCTCAGGGAGAGAGCACGTGGAGATCAGGGGTCGTGGACACCCCGGCTCTTCCccagagccccagagctgacGGGGGAAGGCAAGGCTGGAGGCTGGCTGTCCCacaggactgctgctgcttctcaagcCACAGGGAGCCCCTTTGGGAGGCCCTTTCCTACCCTCTCCCTCAGCTGAggctccctttctttttcccctcctagcACCAGACAAGGTCGACACGTGGCAAAGATGTCGGGGCAGGACATGGCAGCGGGTGCCCAGAAAGCTATGGAGGAGTGCGCCTTAGACGTGACTGCCGgcgccagccagcagcagcaggccaggCCGTTGGAGGCAGCAGAAGACCTCCTGTGTCCCATCTGTATGAATGACATCGAGAAAGCAGCCTACGTGGCCTTCTGCTTGCACCGCTTCTGCTTGGAGTGCATCCAGCAGTGGGCCGAGAGGAAAGCCACGTGCCCCATCTGCAGGCGGCCCTTCCACCGGCTCCTGCACTCGGTGCGAGCGGACGATGACTTCCAGGAATACGTCGTCGTCTCTTCCACCCGTCGCCGCAGGGACGTGGCCAGA is a genomic window of Anser cygnoides isolate HZ-2024a breed goose chromosome Z, Taihu_goose_T2T_genome, whole genome shotgun sequence containing:
- the LOC125181852 gene encoding E3 ubiquitin-protein ligase Topors-like, whose protein sequence is MSGQDMAAGAQKAMEECALDVTAGASQQQQARPLEAAEDLLCPICMNDIEKAAYVAFCLHRFCLECIQQWAERKATCPICRRPFHRLLHSVRADDDFQEYVVVSSTRRRRDVARERDRSRSPHRQSSPHNSAADHSPSAPGRRPVGRDPASGEDAIRGPSNTTSQQAPTSGTSGEPTRLSTGQHPAGPTAAPRASFRTVLRRALRLDFCYLQ